Genomic DNA from Terriglobales bacterium:
CCGGCGCGGCCGCTGGCGCAGCTCAGTGCCCCGGGGCCAGGTCGCTGGAGAAGGAGTCGGCGACGATCTTCCAGCGCCCGTCCGCCTGCCGCTTCCACACCGTCAGGTACTTGCCGCGGTCCTGGCGCGCGCCCCCGTCCTGGGGCAGGGTCATGGAGTAGCGGCCCACGTCGTAGGCCAGCCCGCCCGAGCGCTTGATGTAGGTGACCTCGTAGACCAGGTTGCCGACCCCGTGCTGCATCGGCCCCTTCAGGTACTCGCGGATGGCCTCGCGGCCGTGCACCGCGCCGTGGTGCGGCGGCATGTAGACCGCGTCCTCGGCGTAGGCGGCCAGCAGCTTCTCCAGCTCGCCGGCGTTCCAGTGCTCGGCCCACTCCTGGCCGACGCGGCGGATACTGGCCTCGGCGTTGCCGCCCGCCCGCGCGGCCTTCCCGTGGGCGGGCCTCTTCTTCGCTGCCTTCTTCGTCTTCTTCTTCATGATCTCGCCTCCGGCACCGGCAGGACGCTGCGGTGGCGGCTCAGCCCGCCAGCTTGGCGTCCATGGTGATCTTGGCGTTGAACAGCTTGGAGACCGGGCAGCCCGCCTTGGCGTTGGCCGCGGCCTGCTCGAACTTGGCCGGGTCGGCCCCGGGGATGCGCGCGGCGACCTCCAGGTGCACCGCGGTGATGGCGAAACCCGCCTCCACCTTCTCCAGGGTGACGGTGGCGGTGGTCTCGATGCTGTCGGCGGTCAGGCCCGCCTGCCCCAGTTGCCCCGACAGCGCCATGGAGAAGCATCCCGCATGCGCCGCTGCCAGCAGTTCCTCGGGGTTCGTGCCCACGCCGTTCTCGAAGCGCGTGCTGAAGCTGTACTGCGCCCCTTTCAGCACCCCGCTCTCGGTCGAGACCGTGCCCTTGCCGTCCTTCAGTCCGCCCTTCCACACTGCGCTGCCCTTTCTCTTCATTTCCGTTCTCCTTGCTGGGATCAAGACACCTTTAGCCTACGCCTGGGTGGGGCGGAGATGGAAGAGAGAGCCGGCGCGGGCGCTCAGTAGAAGTCGGAGCAGCTCAGGAAGAAGCCGCAGCGCCGGCAGAGGAGCTTGCAGTGGGCGGACTCCAGCCGTGAGGAGCAGTTGGGACAGAGTTCGAGGGCGGGCGCGGGCGGGGCGGAGGCTGGCGTCGCGGGCGGCGGCGCGGCCGGTTGCGTTCTGGGCTTGCCGGTGGACTCGTCCATGCCTCGATACCGCTCCTGGGCGGTGGAACCGCGGGCTTCACGATAGCATCGTCCGGGCCCAGGGGGAAGAGGGTGGCGGGACGCCCCTGGATCCACCGCCCGGGCCGGCTGCAGACCGTGTTTCTTCCGATTTGGCAGGAGATCACAGGCTTTTATGCCTGTTACTTTGGGACCACCCCGGCTCGGCCCCTCGGCCAGTGTTCTCTTGGCAAACTCCGGCTAACACTAATAGGTGTTTGCACGAGGAGCCTTCCGGACTATACTGCCGCCCGCGTGATCTTCCTCAGCACGCCAAGGAGAACAGAATGAAACCGCTACTGCGTCTGTTAGTTGCAACGATTCTGACGGCCGGCCTGGTGGCTGCTGCCGCCCCCATCGCTGCTTCCCCTGCTACTGCGCAGAACCCGCAACCGATGGTCGTCTTGGCAGATGGCAGCTCGCCCATCACCACCTGCCTGCCCACGGCTCCGGGGTGCAAACCCCCGATCCAGAAGTAGCCGGCGGGACAACCGGGTAGCCCAGCGGGGCGGAAAAGTTCTTGCACGACCCCGGGGGGATGGACTATGCTCCGTCCCCCTGAGGGGGTCCTATGTCCCTGCGCGTTGTCCTCTCCTACGCCCTCTGGATCGGGCCGGCCTTGCTGCAAGCCGCGCTGGCCGTGATCATGCTGCGCCGGAACCTGCGCAAGCAGTTCCCCGCCTTCTTCCTGTACACCACCTACGAGGTAGCCAGCTTCCTGGTCCTGTTCGCGGTGTACCACCTGGCCTGGAGCAACTACTTCTATGTCTCCTGGGCCTCCAGCGCCATCGGCATCGTGCTGGGCTTCACCGTAATCCTGGAAGTCTTCGCGCACGCCTTCCAGCCCTACAGCGCGCTGCGCGACCTGGGCAGCGTGCTCTTTCGCTGGGTGGCGCTGTTCCTGCTGCTGGTGGCGATCGTGCTGGCGGTGGCCACGCAGGGCAGCGATGCCAGCCGCATCGTGGCCGGCATCCTCACCCTGGACCGCAGCATCCGCGTGATGCAGTGCGGCCTGGTGCTCTTCCTGGTGCTCTTCCTGCCCCATCTGGGACTCTCCTGGAAGCACAACCTGGTGGGCATCGCCCTGGGCTTTGGGCTCTTCGCCAGCGTGCAGCTCATGATCGTGACCCTGCGGGTGCAGGGCGGTTCGGTGCTGCTCAGCGACGGCGCCCTCTCCCTCATCAACAGCGCCGCCTACGGAGGCAGCGTAGTGCTGTGGATGGTCTACCTGCTGTCGCCGGAACCGGCGCGGCGCCCGGTGCTGGCCGAATCCAAGTCCGAGCGCTGGGACAACGCCCTCGCCGGCCTGCAGCATCCCGACGGCGGCGATTCCTTCCTGCCCAAGCTGGAAGCGCGGGTGGAGCGGGTGATGGCC
This window encodes:
- a CDS encoding SgcJ/EcaC family oxidoreductase, which translates into the protein MKKKTKKAAKKRPAHGKAARAGGNAEASIRRVGQEWAEHWNAGELEKLLAAYAEDAVYMPPHHGAVHGREAIREYLKGPMQHGVGNLVYEVTYIKRSGGLAYDVGRYSMTLPQDGGARQDRGKYLTVWKRQADGRWKIVADSFSSDLAPGH
- a CDS encoding OsmC family protein — encoded protein: MKRKGSAVWKGGLKDGKGTVSTESGVLKGAQYSFSTRFENGVGTNPEELLAAAHAGCFSMALSGQLGQAGLTADSIETTATVTLEKVEAGFAITAVHLEVAARIPGADPAKFEQAAANAKAGCPVSKLFNAKITMDAKLAG